From the Solibacillus sp. FSL R5-0449 genome, one window contains:
- a CDS encoding S-layer homology domain-containing protein produces the protein MINKSKATKAVLASLLATSAIVPAMAVSADTTTETKATEAATPTASKTIDFKVEADDALKRFIPTTGTLVERNGQQFINIELSDAVLAMVNSVTVAGQPAMAEYNGKKHINIPVTADYAPVEATLNMTITFVGKDPVDYKVTLTPDAKSIKEVTETTKPVEEVKEEKIYTPGKTFESVADGTYAIKWDAYKEKVGNYTAITNHFSPDAKLIVKDGKYSVELTVTEASKAMVPDVTIAGNKVEAKDGKVTIDIPSISDLHEASVHVVVPAMNMDKQYDFNFAIETADLELPNAETKPAPVESVKMDVTALKNGTQELSIMHNKYLDDEVTVTATEGGYDVELTFPEGQHLLGFDVEGATVALKSEEKVGNNTVKIYTLSVKDLEKIYTATADLKVVLNGTVLYETAHDFQMKFTEKNTTTVPFKDIANNGNKDAIINLYNKGIFIAAEKFNPGNNLKRSQFALMLNRALKLDVPAKANFTDIVKYDAETKAAINALNGYGIINGKTATTFAPGQDVTRKQAALMIYRLLEKNGYKASGEVAKFSDMPKEVEASKAISELNKLGIISGFEGKFNPENKLTRSQMAKILNNTLTVVDGLKK, from the coding sequence ATGATAAACAAATCAAAAGCAACTAAAGCGGTTTTAGCCTCATTATTAGCTACATCAGCAATCGTACCTGCAATGGCAGTATCTGCTGACACAACTACAGAAACGAAAGCAACAGAAGCGGCAACACCAACAGCTTCAAAAACAATTGACTTCAAAGTTGAAGCGGATGATGCACTAAAACGTTTTATTCCAACTACAGGTACATTAGTTGAGCGTAATGGTCAGCAATTTATCAATATTGAATTATCAGATGCGGTATTAGCAATGGTAAACAGCGTAACAGTGGCAGGACAACCTGCAATGGCTGAATATAACGGTAAAAAACATATCAACATTCCAGTAACTGCAGATTATGCTCCAGTTGAAGCTACTTTAAATATGACAATTACATTCGTCGGAAAAGATCCGGTTGATTATAAAGTGACGTTAACACCTGATGCAAAATCAATCAAAGAAGTAACGGAAACGACAAAGCCAGTTGAAGAAGTGAAAGAAGAGAAGATTTATACACCTGGTAAAACGTTTGAGTCTGTGGCAGATGGTACATACGCTATCAAATGGGATGCTTATAAAGAAAAAGTAGGAAACTACACAGCAATTACGAATCATTTTTCTCCTGATGCAAAATTAATCGTGAAAGATGGTAAATATTCTGTAGAGTTAACAGTTACAGAAGCTTCAAAAGCAATGGTTCCGGATGTAACGATTGCTGGCAATAAAGTAGAGGCAAAAGACGGTAAGGTAACAATCGATATTCCATCAATCAGTGATCTGCATGAAGCATCAGTACATGTAGTAGTACCTGCTATGAATATGGACAAACAATATGACTTTAATTTCGCTATCGAAACAGCTGACCTGGAACTACCAAATGCTGAAACAAAACCTGCACCGGTTGAGTCTGTAAAAATGGATGTTACAGCATTAAAGAACGGAACTCAGGAATTGTCTATTATGCACAATAAATATTTGGACGATGAAGTAACAGTGACAGCAACTGAAGGGGGCTATGATGTAGAGTTAACATTCCCTGAAGGTCAACATTTATTAGGCTTCGATGTTGAAGGCGCAACAGTTGCATTAAAATCAGAAGAAAAAGTTGGCAATAACACAGTAAAAATCTATACGTTATCAGTCAAAGATTTAGAAAAAATCTATACTGCTACAGCAGATTTAAAAGTAGTTCTTAACGGCACTGTATTATATGAAACTGCACATGACTTCCAAATGAAGTTTACTGAAAAGAACACAACAACTGTTCCATTTAAAGATATCGCAAACAACGGAAATAAAGATGCAATCATTAACCTATACAATAAAGGGATTTTCATTGCGGCAGAAAAATTCAATCCAGGCAACAACTTAAAGCGTTCTCAATTTGCATTAATGTTAAACCGTGCATTAAAACTGGATGTACCGGCAAAAGCGAACTTCACTGACATCGTAAAATACGATGCTGAAACAAAAGCAGCAATCAATGCATTAAACGGTTACGGTATTATTAACGGTAAAACTGCTACTACATTTGCACCTGGACAAGATGTAACGCGTAAACAAGCTGCTTTAATGATTTACCGTCTATTAGAGAAAAATGGCTATAAAGCATCTGGCGAAGTAGCAAAATTCTCTGATATGCCGAAAGAAGTGGAAGCTTCGAAAGCAATTTCTGAATTAAATAAATTAGGCATTATTTCTGGTTTTGAAGGGAAATTCAATCCGGAAAATAAATTAACACGCTCTCAAATGGCAAAAATCTTAAACAACACATTAACAGTTGTTGACGGTTTAAAGAAATAA
- the isdE gene encoding heme ABC transporter substrate-binding protein IsdE gives MKKWLIGLALSMAVLAGCGNSEQQAASTNTGEDNTASEQAAAVEDEHRIIAGTVVIAQILDRLNLDAVAIPDTVKGLPARFDDLPNIGNAMDPDAEIIKSLNPTEVLSVSTLEYDLKDKFEQLKIPVDFVDLTSIESMMDEITALGERYNRVDEAKALNDELQAEIDAVEVAASNEEKPRVLILLGVPGSYLVATENSYAGDLVRLAGGENVMAGQDAEYLPSNTEYLYSSNPDIILRLSHGMPDEVIKMFDEEFTKNDVWKHFNAVKNGQVYDLEEELFGTTAALNVPEALNELVEIFYP, from the coding sequence ATGAAAAAGTGGTTAATCGGTCTCGCACTGAGCATGGCGGTACTTGCGGGATGCGGAAATAGTGAACAGCAAGCAGCGTCAACCAACACCGGTGAAGATAATACTGCATCTGAACAGGCAGCGGCAGTTGAAGATGAGCACAGAATTATCGCCGGAACAGTTGTCATCGCACAAATATTGGACCGGTTGAATCTTGATGCGGTTGCTATTCCGGATACGGTAAAGGGTTTGCCGGCACGATTCGATGATCTGCCGAATATCGGAAATGCGATGGATCCGGATGCGGAAATCATTAAATCGCTTAATCCTACGGAGGTACTTTCCGTTTCCACATTGGAATACGACTTAAAGGATAAATTTGAGCAGTTGAAAATTCCGGTAGATTTTGTTGATTTAACAAGTATTGAATCAATGATGGACGAAATTACAGCACTTGGAGAACGCTACAACCGCGTGGACGAAGCGAAAGCTTTGAATGATGAACTACAGGCGGAAATTGATGCGGTAGAGGTGGCAGCAAGTAATGAAGAGAAGCCGCGTGTACTCATTTTACTTGGAGTGCCTGGCAGTTACTTAGTAGCAACGGAAAATTCCTATGCGGGAGATCTTGTCCGTCTTGCTGGCGGTGAAAACGTCATGGCTGGCCAGGATGCAGAATACTTGCCATCGAATACAGAGTATTTATATTCATCAAATCCTGACATTATTTTACGATTATCGCACGGTATGCCGGATGAAGTGATTAAAATGTTTGACGAGGAATTTACCAAAAATGATGTATGGAAACATTTTAATGCTGTGAAAAACGGACAAGTATATGATTTGGAAGAAGAGCTATTTGGTACAACAGCAGCATTGAATGTACCGGAAGCACTCAATGAGTTAGTAGAAATATTTTATCCATAA
- a CDS encoding iron ABC transporter permease: MTKKIFSFIAVTVLLVLTSIYAATTGSIQMSFTDFIMNFFNSDNADMAAIKDLRFPRIIVAIFAGAALSVAGVLLQAIMRNPLADAGFIGISAGAAFTKLFIVSFVPTLFFFTPLAAFIGGALACFFVFLLSWKSGLNPLKLILVGIAINAMFSGLTEAMISFGASATGSITSNLSLKTWEDVSLIVTYGSIGLLLAFILYASCNVLVLSDKTAKSVGFNVTGARIFIATVAVLLAASSVVVAGVISFVGILVPHIARRLVGYDHKVLIPFTALLGAFIILLADTLGRTLFSPMEVPASTIMAIIGGPFLIFLLRKE, from the coding sequence GTGACCAAAAAAATTTTCAGCTTTATCGCTGTCACGGTATTACTTGTACTAACGAGCATTTACGCAGCGACTACTGGCAGTATACAGATGTCATTTACCGATTTTATAATGAATTTCTTTAATAGTGATAATGCGGATATGGCAGCGATTAAAGATTTGCGTTTTCCAAGAATCATTGTAGCGATATTCGCCGGAGCAGCTTTATCGGTTGCCGGTGTATTATTGCAGGCAATAATGCGAAATCCATTAGCAGATGCCGGATTCATCGGGATATCCGCGGGAGCAGCATTTACAAAATTATTTATCGTAAGCTTCGTACCGACATTATTTTTCTTCACCCCACTAGCAGCATTTATCGGAGGGGCACTTGCATGTTTCTTCGTTTTCCTGCTTTCCTGGAAATCAGGGCTGAATCCTTTAAAGTTGATTTTAGTCGGGATTGCGATTAATGCTATGTTCTCTGGACTTACAGAAGCGATGATCAGTTTCGGTGCATCGGCAACCGGTTCGATTACGTCAAACCTTTCTTTGAAAACTTGGGAGGATGTGTCGTTAATTGTTACATATGGCTCGATTGGTTTACTTCTTGCATTTATTTTATATGCTTCGTGCAATGTGCTCGTATTATCCGATAAAACGGCAAAAAGTGTCGGTTTTAATGTGACAGGTGCACGTATATTCATAGCGACGGTTGCCGTGCTGCTAGCTGCTTCATCTGTAGTGGTGGCAGGGGTCATTTCATTTGTCGGAATTTTAGTGCCGCATATTGCACGCCGGCTTGTCGGTTATGATCATAAAGTGTTAATTCCGTTTACGGCACTGCTGGGCGCATTTATTATATTATTGGCCGATACACTTGGACGTACACTGTTCAGCCCGATGGAAGTACCGGCATCGACGATTATGGCGATAATCGGAGGACCATTCCTCATATTCCTACTTAGAAAAGAGTGA
- a CDS encoding ABC transporter ATP-binding protein, whose product MEIKQVVVSHDGTTRHLNAVSTAIPKGKVTTIIGPNGCGKSTLLSVMSRNNKPLEGHATLENRDLVEYKPKEFAKKLAIVYQQNDIPADLTVEKLVMYGRMPHTSLFKKRAEEDEEAVTWALTCTNLLEKRHNELSALSGGERQRVWIAMALAQKSEILCLDEPTTYLDIYYQLELLELVKQLNEQYGLTIVMVLHDINQAIRYSDHIILMKAGKIIAEGEPRDVITKEVIKEVYGVNSVFHEDEQLGLYMMPLSI is encoded by the coding sequence ATGGAAATTAAACAAGTAGTCGTTTCCCATGACGGAACGACCCGTCATTTAAATGCAGTATCGACCGCTATTCCAAAAGGGAAAGTGACGACAATTATAGGACCGAATGGCTGCGGGAAATCCACATTGCTAAGTGTCATGTCACGAAATAATAAACCGCTTGAAGGCCATGCAACGCTCGAAAACCGGGACTTGGTGGAATATAAGCCGAAAGAATTTGCCAAGAAACTGGCGATTGTTTATCAGCAAAACGACATTCCGGCAGATTTGACGGTGGAGAAGCTTGTGATGTATGGTCGGATGCCGCATACTTCATTGTTCAAAAAGAGAGCGGAAGAGGATGAAGAGGCTGTTACATGGGCGCTTACTTGTACGAATCTGCTTGAAAAACGGCATAATGAACTATCGGCACTATCCGGCGGGGAACGGCAGCGAGTTTGGATCGCCATGGCGCTTGCACAAAAGTCGGAAATACTGTGCCTGGACGAGCCGACAACATATTTGGATATATACTATCAGCTTGAGCTGCTGGAACTCGTAAAGCAGTTAAATGAACAGTACGGTTTGACGATTGTAATGGTGCTGCACGACATTAATCAGGCGATCCGTTACAGTGACCATATTATTTTAATGAAAGCCGGTAAAATTATCGCTGAAGGTGAACCGCGCGATGTGATTACAAAAGAAGTAATTAAGGAAGTATACGGGGTCAATTCCGTGTTTCATGAAGATGAGCAGCTCGGATTATATATGATGCCGTTAAGTATTTAA
- the srtB gene encoding class B sortase, with the protein MRRIFRIVSGIVMIICAGIIIRYFFSYEKVEKELENARQIVDQSELASLQQQNDHIIGWLTLENTRLNNPVLQRDDNEYYLTHNYLDEKSRGGSIFADFRNEVMEDRHTIFYGHVLRNGTMFGDLPKFSDQAYAEAHPVFYYETNDKRYALHVFAAYETTTDFYYIETQFTDYTYTQYLAEIHRRSDIKLPVQVTPNDKIVTLSTCTTSQNDKERFVVHAKVVELENKR; encoded by the coding sequence ATGCGTAGGATCTTTCGAATCGTCAGCGGCATCGTCATGATAATTTGCGCCGGGATTATTATCCGTTATTTTTTCAGCTATGAGAAAGTGGAAAAAGAGCTTGAGAATGCCCGGCAAATTGTCGATCAAAGTGAGCTTGCCTCACTTCAACAGCAAAACGATCATATAATCGGCTGGCTCACACTGGAGAATACCCGTCTTAATAATCCGGTTTTACAAAGGGATGATAACGAGTATTACTTAACGCATAATTATTTGGATGAGAAAAGTCGCGGAGGAAGCATATTTGCCGATTTTCGCAATGAAGTAATGGAAGACCGTCATACGATTTTTTACGGGCATGTTTTGCGCAATGGTACGATGTTCGGAGATTTGCCTAAATTTAGCGATCAGGCATATGCAGAAGCCCATCCCGTTTTCTACTATGAAACTAATGACAAACGGTATGCACTGCATGTGTTTGCCGCCTATGAAACAACGACCGACTTTTATTATATCGAAACACAATTTACAGACTATACCTATACGCAGTATTTAGCGGAAATTCATCGACGTTCCGATATAAAACTGCCGGTTCAAGTAACGCCTAACGATAAAATTGTGACATTGTCGACTTGCACGACATCACAAAATGACAAAGAGCGTTTCGTCGTTCATGCAAAAGTAGTCGAACTAGAAAATAAGAGGTGA
- a CDS encoding imelysin family protein, which produces MMKKSKKLMTALLAVSVLAACGQKEEEKVAEPVEQQETSIDISAEAEQFKSLLAGQMDSFVIDTELLATAIKKGKLEDAQKLYPLVTMYYERLQPLTPSFPELDEKINGNLVKGEETETTGFQRIAYGLFDEKKTAGYEEIAEELVADVKKLQANFATIDVTENNVLASAVTMFKEMANPRLTEPSVSGNEVYAVKAQTEAAEDLMEVFVPRVSTESADTATKEITALNEIVAYYEVGKEDYVNYNLFTAKQEQELITAVTNVQKALQQMNDSIK; this is translated from the coding sequence ATGATGAAAAAAAGTAAAAAGTTAATGACTGCTTTACTTGCTGTTTCTGTATTGGCAGCATGTGGGCAAAAAGAAGAAGAAAAAGTAGCAGAGCCTGTGGAACAGCAGGAAACATCGATAGATATCAGTGCAGAAGCAGAGCAGTTTAAATCGCTTTTAGCTGGGCAAATGGATAGCTTTGTAATTGATACCGAGCTTTTAGCGACTGCTATTAAAAAAGGGAAGCTGGAGGACGCACAGAAGCTGTATCCGCTAGTAACAATGTATTATGAAAGACTACAGCCGCTGACACCGAGTTTCCCGGAGCTTGACGAAAAGATAAACGGTAACCTTGTGAAAGGGGAAGAAACGGAAACGACTGGTTTTCAACGTATAGCCTACGGATTGTTCGATGAGAAGAAGACAGCAGGGTACGAAGAAATTGCCGAGGAACTTGTTGCCGATGTGAAGAAACTTCAAGCCAATTTTGCGACAATTGATGTGACAGAAAATAATGTGCTTGCTTCAGCTGTGACAATGTTTAAGGAAATGGCAAATCCCCGACTTACTGAACCGAGCGTATCTGGAAATGAAGTATATGCAGTGAAAGCACAAACAGAAGCAGCCGAAGATTTAATGGAAGTGTTTGTACCACGTGTTTCTACTGAAAGTGCGGATACTGCAACAAAAGAAATTACAGCATTAAACGAAATTGTAGCGTACTACGAAGTGGGTAAAGAGGATTACGTAAACTATAATCTCTTTACGGCAAAACAAGAACAGGAACTCATTACAGCGGTGACAAATGTCCAAAAGGCACTACAGCAAATGAATGATTCGATTAAATAA
- a CDS encoding aldehyde dehydrogenase has translation MNFTANDVEQMIENQRAFYFTGATKDVEFRKEQLVKLKETIKKYEDQVIEALALDLRKSEFEAFTTEIGIVYDSISYFLKNINSWMEPQPVKTPLHFQPAKSYVVREPYGVTLIIGPFNYPFQLIMEPLIGAIIGGNTAIVKPSESAENTAFIVKKILEEVFPSEYVRVVEGEKDEVTALIHASFDYIFFTGSVAVGKVVAKAAAERLTPIALELGGKSPAIVDQTANLDVAAKRIVWGKFNNTGQTCVAPDYVLVHTSVAKKFSRLVKKAIKEFYGDDPQQSKDYGRIINERQFDRLQTILDRERDTVVYGGRTDREDLYMEPTVLENITWDRPSMEDELFGPILPVMTYENLPKAIHEIRQLPKPLSAYLFSENEKAIDYFLEELPFGGGCINDVITHVGNTYLPFGGVGPSGVKAYHGKASFENFTHPKSILHRSNKLANSLLYPPYKQKVKLVRTIMK, from the coding sequence ATGAATTTTACTGCAAATGATGTTGAACAAATGATCGAAAATCAACGTGCTTTTTATTTTACGGGCGCTACAAAAGATGTAGAATTTCGTAAAGAACAGCTCGTAAAATTAAAGGAAACAATAAAAAAATATGAAGATCAAGTAATTGAAGCTTTAGCTCTCGATTTAAGAAAAAGCGAGTTTGAAGCATTCACAACTGAAATCGGTATTGTTTATGATAGTATTTCCTATTTTTTAAAAAATATAAATAGCTGGATGGAACCGCAGCCTGTCAAAACACCGCTTCACTTCCAGCCTGCAAAAAGCTATGTTGTACGTGAACCATATGGAGTGACATTAATCATCGGGCCATTCAACTATCCATTCCAATTGATTATGGAGCCGTTGATCGGAGCGATTATCGGAGGAAATACGGCGATTGTTAAACCATCGGAATCTGCCGAAAATACAGCCTTTATTGTGAAAAAAATTCTGGAAGAAGTATTCCCTTCCGAATATGTACGTGTTGTAGAAGGGGAAAAGGATGAAGTAACGGCATTGATCCACGCATCTTTTGATTATATTTTCTTTACGGGAAGTGTAGCGGTAGGGAAGGTTGTGGCAAAAGCAGCTGCAGAACGCCTTACGCCGATTGCATTGGAATTGGGCGGAAAGAGTCCGGCAATTGTCGATCAGACGGCAAATCTGGATGTAGCGGCTAAACGGATTGTATGGGGGAAATTCAATAATACAGGACAAACATGTGTAGCGCCTGATTATGTTCTTGTCCATACAAGCGTTGCGAAAAAGTTTTCGCGTCTCGTAAAAAAAGCGATCAAAGAATTTTACGGTGATGATCCACAGCAAAGTAAGGACTACGGGCGTATTATTAATGAACGCCAATTCGACCGTCTGCAGACTATTTTAGATAGGGAACGAGATACGGTCGTATATGGTGGCCGTACAGACCGAGAAGATTTATATATGGAACCGACCGTGCTCGAAAATATTACGTGGGATCGACCTTCGATGGAAGATGAATTGTTTGGACCAATTTTACCGGTGATGACGTATGAAAATTTACCAAAAGCGATTCATGAAATTCGTCAATTGCCGAAACCGTTAAGTGCTTATTTGTTCTCGGAAAATGAAAAAGCGATCGATTACTTTTTAGAAGAGCTTCCGTTTGGCGGAGGCTGTATAAATGATGTCATTACGCATGTCGGCAATACGTATTTACCGTTTGGCGGAGTAGGGCCTTCAGGTGTGAAAGCATACCACGGAAAAGCAAGTTTTGAAAACTTCACACATCCGAAATCCATTTTGCACCGTTCTAATAAACTGGCAAATAGTCTGCTATATCCACCATACAAGCAAAAAGTAAAGCTTGTCCGTACAATTATGAAATAA
- a CDS encoding ATP-binding protein, with product MQQQEILNKRNLLMVITYFFSTLIFITVIATQLFKHPYSFLGISIGSCIMLIALYYLKTPPKVLQIILICTWHITVFLFNYQNVSILSFYTFIWVIATLTIYRSYIISFINIILVFIEIYILNTLSMIPYHSFNSDDQLLLFSFLMAICIMSIGQSFLIKQIWLKLEKNAIDREYYLNSKHAYLHLFFEQANDAIAVFDLEDRVIAVNPAFEKLYGWSKEEALGRVLPLIPPENEEESKQRKDDLMLGKKYRLHETTDMRKDGTFFDAQISLSPILSPHGEIIGSSVISRDISYIKENENLILQSEKLRLVGELAAGVAHEIRNPMTVISGYVQMMNEDPDSPYYEYTKLIQNETERIELILSEFLVLSKPQANQYAPINLAEALSEVVQFLQYEFQSKAISLKIINEFLNITILGNKNQLKQVFINLFKNAIEAINEDGSITLQVCKSKDEKEIRIQIIDTGCGIPQHVLDRMFEPFYTTKTNGTGLGMMIINKIVQDHQGSIQIKSKQHVGTEILLTFPIMTE from the coding sequence ATGCAGCAACAAGAGATTTTAAATAAGCGAAATCTGCTTATGGTAATTACTTATTTTTTCTCGACGCTTATTTTTATTACTGTCATTGCTACACAGCTGTTCAAGCATCCTTATTCGTTTTTAGGTATTAGTATCGGTAGTTGCATTATGCTCATCGCTTTATATTATTTAAAAACGCCCCCCAAAGTGCTGCAAATTATTTTGATATGTACATGGCATATCACTGTTTTCCTATTTAACTATCAAAATGTGAGTATACTTTCGTTTTATACTTTTATCTGGGTAATCGCGACTTTAACCATTTACCGTTCTTATATAATTTCTTTCATCAACATTATTTTAGTATTCATCGAAATCTATATTTTAAATACGTTATCGATGATTCCCTACCATAGTTTTAACTCAGATGATCAACTTTTACTTTTCAGCTTTTTGATGGCGATTTGCATTATGAGTATTGGACAAAGTTTTTTAATAAAACAGATTTGGTTAAAGCTAGAAAAAAATGCAATTGACCGTGAATATTATTTAAATTCCAAACATGCCTATTTGCATTTGTTTTTCGAACAGGCTAATGATGCAATTGCTGTATTTGATTTGGAAGACCGTGTTATTGCGGTCAATCCTGCATTCGAGAAATTGTATGGCTGGTCTAAGGAGGAGGCATTAGGGCGTGTTTTACCGCTGATTCCCCCGGAAAATGAGGAAGAATCGAAGCAAAGGAAAGATGATTTGATGCTCGGAAAAAAGTATCGGCTCCACGAAACGACCGATATGAGAAAAGACGGCACTTTTTTTGATGCACAAATTTCATTGTCACCTATTTTGAGTCCGCATGGTGAGATTATCGGATCATCTGTCATTTCACGGGACATTTCCTACATTAAAGAAAATGAAAATCTGATTTTGCAGTCGGAAAAATTACGGCTTGTCGGAGAGCTTGCCGCGGGTGTTGCTCATGAAATCCGCAATCCAATGACGGTAATTTCCGGCTATGTTCAAATGATGAACGAAGATCCGGATTCGCCTTACTATGAGTATACAAAGCTCATTCAAAATGAAACCGAGCGAATTGAATTAATTTTATCGGAGTTCCTTGTATTATCAAAACCTCAGGCTAATCAGTATGCGCCGATTAATTTGGCGGAAGCTTTATCCGAGGTCGTCCAGTTTCTTCAATACGAGTTCCAGTCAAAAGCGATTTCTTTAAAAATTATTAATGAATTTTTGAACATTACAATTTTAGGAAATAAAAATCAACTCAAGCAAGTGTTTATAAATTTATTCAAAAATGCGATCGAAGCGATCAATGAAGATGGTTCCATTACATTGCAAGTATGCAAAAGTAAAGACGAAAAAGAGATCCGTATTCAAATTATTGATACGGGATGTGGTATTCCACAACATGTGCTGGACCGGATGTTCGAACCTTTCTATACGACGAAAACTAATGGAACAGGGCTTGGCATGATGATTATCAATAAAATTGTACAAGATCATCAAGGGTCCATCCAAATTAAAAGCAAGCAGCATGTCGGTACTGAAATATTATTAACGTTTCCGATTATGACAGAATAA
- a CDS encoding UDP-N-acetylmuramoyl-L-alanyl-D-glutamate--2,6-diaminopimelate ligase, with translation MYAEELLSTLMQKKVVGQLPKLIKDIAIDSRSVQPNSLFICIKGFTVDGHDYAQKAVDAGATVIVTERLLQLDGEIAQVIVKNTTRTLGILAAKFFDYPSKDIMMIGVTGTNGKTSVSGIIHNILIGLGEKSALSGTIGFNLNGVLYESANTTSDSLNTQQMIFRAKSEGCRAMVMEVSSHGLALGRLAGVDYDVAVFTNLTHDHLDFHGTMENYGNTKGLLFSQLGQDLEKNKHVVLNADDPWSERYAEMTPFPIWTYGLHNNAIFRAVNCNYENGMTRFDMETPEGTFPVSMHLLGEFNIYNVLAATAVFYARGFPIDVIIEQIEMLPPVKGRMEKVESDLPIQMFIDYAHTPDAIEKAINAAMPYKKPENKLIFLVGTGGGRDKTKRPTMAEKASVADYVVLTTDDPRYEEFDSITGDLAKGMKHKNYACIGDRAEAVRHAVSVANPGDIIIFAGKGHEDYQIIENTKYPHSDAKIAIEAGKLKFV, from the coding sequence ATGTATGCAGAAGAACTTTTAAGTACACTGATGCAAAAGAAAGTTGTAGGTCAACTACCGAAACTGATTAAAGATATTGCAATTGACTCGCGCAGTGTACAGCCAAACAGTTTATTTATATGTATAAAAGGTTTTACAGTGGACGGGCATGATTATGCTCAAAAGGCAGTTGATGCAGGTGCAACTGTAATTGTTACAGAACGTCTATTACAGTTGGATGGAGAAATTGCACAAGTAATCGTAAAAAATACGACACGTACACTTGGCATTTTAGCGGCAAAGTTTTTTGATTATCCATCGAAGGATATTATGATGATCGGAGTTACAGGTACAAATGGGAAAACTAGCGTATCTGGAATTATCCACAATATATTAATCGGACTTGGCGAAAAATCGGCATTGTCAGGAACAATCGGTTTTAATTTAAATGGTGTACTGTACGAATCGGCAAACACGACAAGTGATTCATTAAATACACAACAGATGATTTTTCGTGCAAAAAGTGAAGGCTGCCGTGCAATGGTGATGGAAGTTTCATCACACGGTTTAGCATTGGGCCGTTTAGCCGGTGTTGACTACGATGTGGCGGTATTTACGAATTTAACGCATGATCATTTAGATTTCCACGGTACGATGGAAAACTACGGGAACACAAAAGGTTTGCTGTTTTCTCAGCTAGGACAAGACTTGGAGAAGAACAAGCATGTCGTATTAAATGCTGATGATCCTTGGTCTGAGCGCTATGCGGAAATGACACCGTTCCCAATTTGGACGTACGGATTGCATAATAATGCGATTTTCCGTGCAGTAAACTGCAATTATGAAAATGGAATGACGCGATTCGATATGGAAACACCGGAGGGTACATTCCCGGTATCAATGCATTTACTGGGCGAGTTTAATATTTACAATGTCCTTGCAGCAACAGCCGTGTTCTATGCCCGCGGTTTCCCGATTGATGTTATTATTGAACAAATTGAAATGCTGCCGCCAGTCAAAGGGCGTATGGAGAAAGTAGAATCGGATTTACCGATTCAAATGTTCATCGACTATGCTCATACACCGGATGCGATTGAAAAAGCGATCAATGCGGCAATGCCATATAAAAAACCGGAAAATAAATTAATTTTCCTTGTTGGCACTGGTGGCGGACGGGATAAAACAAAACGTCCGACAATGGCAGAAAAAGCATCGGTTGCAGATTATGTAGTCTTGACAACGGATGATCCACGCTATGAGGAATTTGACAGTATTACAGGTGATTTGGCAAAAGGTATGAAACATAAAAATTATGCCTGTATCGGTGACCGTGCCGAAGCCGTTAGACATGCGGTAAGTGTTGCAAATCCTGGTGATATCATTATTTTCGCTGGTAAAGGTCATGAGGATTACCAAATTATCGAAAATACAAAATATCCGCATAGTGATGCGAAAATTGCGATTGAAGCTGGAAAGTTAAAATTTGTATAG